The following proteins are encoded in a genomic region of Roseinatronobacter sp. S2:
- the speB gene encoding agmatinase, protein MIFLNSELSVTERSPNARFHVVPMPLEKTVSYGSGTADGPAALITASDQLERLWRGVEPCTAGICTTPPIDCTGPLDTALSALATRTEGIARAGQVPVTLGGEHSLTWAAVMGVKRALDRPIGIIQIDAHADLRRAYQGFRHSHASVMQLLTEEEGLPLAQYGVRALCAEEVDCRARNNVIFIDAEELVTGNIHDVTLPADFPEDVYVTFDVDGLDAAIMPATGTPVPGGLGYYQSLALVRSALKGRRCVGLDVVELAPIDGADVWDFTAAQLTYALIGIVLQNEQA, encoded by the coding sequence ATGATCTTCCTGAATTCCGAATTGTCCGTCACTGAACGCAGCCCCAATGCGCGCTTTCATGTCGTGCCAATGCCGCTGGAAAAAACCGTGTCCTACGGGTCTGGCACGGCTGATGGGCCTGCCGCGCTGATCACTGCATCGGACCAGTTGGAACGCCTGTGGCGCGGGGTTGAACCCTGCACGGCAGGAATTTGCACAACGCCGCCCATCGACTGCACCGGACCACTGGACACAGCACTGTCTGCCCTTGCCACCCGCACCGAGGGGATTGCACGCGCGGGGCAGGTTCCCGTTACGCTGGGGGGGGAACACAGCCTGACATGGGCCGCCGTCATGGGCGTAAAACGCGCGCTGGACCGCCCCATCGGCATTATCCAGATCGACGCACATGCAGACCTGCGCCGCGCCTATCAGGGGTTTCGCCATTCCCATGCATCCGTGATGCAACTGCTGACCGAGGAAGAAGGCCTGCCACTTGCGCAATATGGCGTGCGCGCCCTGTGTGCCGAAGAAGTGGACTGCCGCGCGCGCAACAACGTTATTTTCATTGATGCGGAAGAACTGGTCACAGGCAATATTCACGATGTCACCCTGCCCGCTGATTTCCCCGAAGATGTCTATGTCACGTTCGATGTGGACGGACTGGATGCGGCCATCATGCCCGCCACCGGCACGCCCGTTCCCGGCGGTCTGGGGTATTATCAATCGCTTGCGCTGGTGCGCTCTGCCCTGAAGGGGCGGCGCTGCGTGGGCCTTGATGTGGTTGAACTGGCCCCCATTGATGGCGCGGATGTCTGGGACTTTACAGCGGCGCAACTGACTTATGCCCTGATCGGGATTGTGCTGCAAAACGAACAGGCCTGA
- the gyrB gene encoding DNA topoisomerase (ATP-hydrolyzing) subunit B, translating into MSADAVKREEYGADSIKVLKGLDAVRKRPGMYIGDTDDGSGLHHMVYEVVDNGIDEALAGHADFVTVTIHADNSVSVMDNGRGIPTDIHTEEGVSAAEVIMTQLHAGGKFDSNSYKVSGGLHGVGVSVVNALSDWLELRVWRAGKEHIARFERGDTVRHLEVVGDAGNKTGTEVRFLASLDTFSNLEYSFKTLENRLRELAFLNSGVRIILEDHRPAEMLRSELFYEGGVREFVRHLDRSKSPVMPEPIYIQGERDDIGVEVAMWWNDSYHETVLPFTNNIPQRDGGSHMAGFRGALTRTINAYAQSSGIAKKEKISFTGDDAREGLTCVLSVKVPDPKFSSQTKDKLVSSEVRPAVESLVNEKLAEWFEENPAHARSIVGKIIEAAVAREAARKARDLTRRKTALDVASLPGKLADCQERDPSKSELFLVEGDSAGGSAKQGRSRQNQAVLPLRGKILNVERARFDRMLGSQEIGTLITALGTGIGRDEFDIAKLRYHKIIIMTDADVDGAHIRTLLLTFFFRQMPELIEGGYLYIAEPPLFKVARGKSEVYLKDKPALEDYLIEQGVDGVILRLATGEEITGQDLARVVTEARVVRRSLAAFPTHYPQHILEQATIAGALLAEALASHPQELADTVASRLDLIAAEYERGWQGRPTQDGGLRLSRVLRGVEEVRRLDGGVLRSGEARRLATHTQTLQDIYSQPAELVRRDRKQKIYGPVDLLDAILAEGEKGLSLQRYKGLGEMNPNQLWETTLDPEARTLLQVKVDDLAEADDIFTKLMGDVVEPRREFIQRNALSVENLDA; encoded by the coding sequence ATGTCTGCTGATGCCGTGAAGCGCGAAGAATATGGCGCCGATTCGATCAAGGTTCTCAAGGGGTTGGATGCCGTGCGCAAACGCCCCGGCATGTATATTGGTGACACCGATGACGGGTCTGGCCTGCATCATATGGTCTATGAGGTCGTCGATAACGGCATTGATGAAGCATTGGCGGGCCACGCAGATTTTGTGACCGTTACCATCCATGCTGACAATTCCGTGTCGGTCATGGATAACGGGCGCGGCATTCCCACCGATATTCACACCGAAGAAGGCGTTTCCGCCGCCGAGGTCATCATGACCCAGCTGCACGCGGGCGGCAAATTCGACAGCAATTCCTACAAAGTGTCGGGTGGCTTGCACGGTGTGGGGGTTTCGGTTGTGAACGCCCTGTCGGATTGGCTGGAACTGCGCGTGTGGCGCGCAGGCAAGGAACATATCGCGCGCTTTGAACGCGGGGACACAGTGCGCCATCTGGAAGTCGTGGGCGATGCGGGCAATAAAACCGGCACCGAAGTTCGGTTTCTGGCATCGCTCGACACGTTTTCGAACCTTGAATACAGCTTCAAGACGCTTGAGAACCGACTGCGCGAACTGGCCTTTCTGAATTCCGGCGTGCGCATCATTCTGGAAGATCACCGCCCCGCGGAAATGCTGCGATCGGAACTGTTTTATGAAGGCGGCGTGCGCGAATTTGTCCGCCATCTGGACCGCTCCAAATCGCCTGTTATGCCTGAACCCATCTACATTCAGGGCGAACGCGACGATATCGGTGTTGAAGTGGCGATGTGGTGGAATGACAGCTACCATGAAACAGTGCTGCCCTTTACCAACAACATCCCGCAACGCGATGGCGGCAGCCATATGGCGGGGTTTCGTGGCGCGCTGACACGCACAATCAACGCCTATGCGCAGTCCAGCGGCATCGCCAAGAAGGAAAAGATCAGCTTCACTGGTGATGATGCCCGCGAAGGGCTGACCTGTGTGCTGTCGGTCAAAGTGCCGGACCCCAAATTCTCCAGCCAGACCAAAGACAAGCTGGTGTCCAGCGAAGTGCGCCCCGCCGTTGAATCGCTGGTCAATGAAAAGCTGGCCGAATGGTTCGAAGAAAACCCTGCGCATGCCAGATCCATCGTCGGCAAGATCATCGAAGCCGCCGTTGCCCGCGAAGCGGCGCGCAAGGCGCGCGACCTGACACGGCGCAAGACCGCGCTGGACGTGGCCAGCCTGCCGGGCAAACTGGCCGATTGTCAGGAACGCGACCCCTCCAAATCGGAATTGTTTCTGGTCGAGGGGGACTCGGCCGGTGGGTCCGCGAAACAGGGCCGAAGCCGCCAGAATCAGGCGGTGCTGCCACTGCGCGGGAAAATCCTGAACGTGGAACGCGCGCGCTTTGACCGGATGCTCGGATCGCAGGAAATCGGCACGCTGATTACAGCACTTGGCACCGGGATCGGCCGCGACGAATTCGACATCGCAAAACTGCGCTATCACAAGATCATCATCATGACCGATGCGGATGTCGATGGCGCGCATATCCGCACGCTGTTGCTGACCTTCTTCTTCCGGCAAATGCCCGAACTGATCGAAGGCGGGTATCTGTATATTGCCGAACCACCCTTGTTCAAAGTGGCCCGCGGCAAGTCTGAAGTCTATCTGAAAGACAAGCCCGCGCTGGAAGATTACCTGATCGAACAAGGTGTCGATGGCGTCATATTGCGGCTGGCCACGGGCGAGGAAATCACCGGGCAGGATCTGGCGCGCGTGGTAACCGAAGCGCGTGTCGTGCGCCGGTCGCTGGCGGCATTTCCCACGCATTACCCGCAGCATATTCTGGAACAGGCCACGATTGCCGGTGCACTGCTGGCCGAAGCGCTGGCCAGCCACCCGCAGGAACTGGCCGACACGGTGGCCAGCCGTCTGGACCTGATCGCCGCCGAATACGAGCGCGGCTGGCAGGGACGCCCCACGCAGGATGGCGGTTTGCGCCTGTCGCGCGTCTTGCGCGGCGTGGAAGAAGTGCGCAGGCTGGATGGTGGCGTGCTGCGCTCGGGCGAGGCCCGCAGGCTGGCCACGCACACACAAACGCTTCAGGACATCTACAGCCAGCCCGCGGAACTGGTGCGCCGTGACCGCAAGCAGAAAATCTATGGCCCCGTCGACCTGCTGGATGCAATTCTGGCCGAAGGTGAAAAAGGGCTATCGCTGCAACGCTACAAGGGCCTTGGCGAAATGAACCCAAACCAGTTGTGGGAAACCACGCTGGACCCCGAAGCGCGCACCCTGTTGCAGGTCAAGGTTGATGATCTGGCCGAAGCGGATGACATTTTCACCAAACTGATGGGCGATGTGGTGGAACCCCGCCGCGAATTTATCCAGCGCAACGCCCTGAGCGTGGAAAACCTTGACGCATAG
- a CDS encoding glycine betaine/L-proline ABC transporter ATP-binding protein, which produces MTDATGIDAKVRIRNLYKIFGRAPQKVLPLVKAGLSKTDLLDQHNHVLGIQDVSLDIPEKQIQVVMGLSGSGKSTLIRHINRLIEPTAGEILIDGEDVLTMSASQLQDLRRFKASMVFQKFGLLPHRRIIENVAYGLVVQGKSDADSSKRARHWIDRVGLSGYEDHYPAQLSGGMQQRVGLARALATDAEILLMDEAFSALDPLIRYDMQSILLELQNELHKTIIFITHDLDEALRLGDNIAILRDGAMVQQGDAQEIVLQPADDYIRDFIKDINRGRVIRLGSLASGQAPEGGAVLSGTTLLEDALSQLVDAPGQRLAVSDKTGKVIGAVNLKDALQAMRS; this is translated from the coding sequence ATGACTGATGCCACTGGGATTGATGCCAAGGTTCGCATCCGCAACCTGTATAAAATCTTCGGCAGGGCACCCCAAAAGGTGCTGCCGCTGGTCAAGGCTGGCTTGTCCAAGACCGATTTGCTGGATCAGCATAACCATGTTCTGGGCATTCAGGATGTGTCGCTGGATATTCCGGAAAAGCAGATACAGGTGGTTATGGGCCTGTCGGGTTCGGGCAAATCGACATTGATACGCCATATCAACCGCCTGATCGAACCGACAGCGGGTGAAATTCTGATAGACGGTGAAGATGTGCTGACCATGTCGGCCAGCCAGTTGCAGGATTTGCGGCGCTTCAAGGCATCGATGGTGTTTCAGAAATTCGGGCTGCTGCCCCATCGCAGGATCATCGAGAATGTGGCGTATGGTCTGGTCGTCCAGGGTAAAAGCGATGCAGATTCCAGCAAACGTGCCCGTCACTGGATCGACCGTGTGGGTCTAAGCGGGTATGAAGACCACTACCCCGCGCAACTGTCAGGCGGCATGCAGCAACGTGTGGGTCTGGCCCGTGCGCTGGCCACAGATGCGGAAATCCTGCTGATGGATGAAGCGTTTTCTGCGCTTGATCCCTTGATCCGCTATGACATGCAGTCAATCTTGCTGGAATTGCAAAACGAACTGCACAAGACGATCATCTTTATCACCCATGATCTTGATGAAGCCCTGCGCCTTGGCGACAATATTGCCATATTGCGGGACGGGGCGATGGTGCAACAAGGCGATGCGCAAGAGATCGTTTTGCAACCTGCCGACGACTACATCCGTGATTTCATCAAGGATATCAATCGCGGGCGGGTCATTCGTCTGGGGAGTCTGGCATCCGGACAAGCGCCAGAAGGCGGGGCCGTCCTGTCAGGGACCACGTTGCTGGAAGATGCGCTGTCCCAGCTTGTGGATGCGCCGGGCCAGCGGCTTGCGGTATCGGACAAGACTGGCAAGGTGATCGGGGCGGTTAACCTGAAAGATGCGCTGCAAGCGATGCGGTCCTGA